The Saliniramus fredricksonii genome segment TGCGACTGCCGCCGCGACACGCTTGCGCGGGCGCGTCTGTTCCTCGGCAAGGCGCCGATCGAAATACCGGATTGTTGCGGCGAGCCCCTCCTCAAGAGGCACGCGCGGCTTCCAGCCGAGGATGTTCTTCGCGCGGCTGATATCGGGCCGGCGGCGCTGCGGATCATCGACGGGCAGGGGCAGGCGCAGGATGCGCGAGCGCCCGCCCACCATGTCGAGCACCATCTCGGCGAGCTCGACCACGGTGATTTCGTGCGGGTTGCCGAGATTGACCGGTTCCGCCGTGGCCCCGGGCGCGTGCATCAGCGCATCGAAACCGGCGATGAGATCATCCATGAAGCAGAATGAACGCGTTTGCCGACCCGAGCCATAGATCGTCAGATCGCGCCCCAGCAGGGCCTGGACGATGAAGTTGGAGACGACGCGCCCGTCTTCCGGATGCATGCGCGGGCCGTAGGTGTTGAAGATGCGCGCGATCCGCACCGGCAGGCCGGTGGAGCGGGTGAAATCGCTCAGGATCGTCTCGGCGAACCGCTTGCCTTCGTCGTAGCAGGCGCGCGGCCCGATGGGATTGACGTTGCCGTGATAGGATTCCGGCTGCGGGTGCACCGTGGGATCGCCATAGACCTCCGAGGTAGAGGCGTGGAAGATCCGCGCATTGTCGCGGCGCGCCCGAGCCATCACGTTCCAGACCCCGCCTGCGGAGGTCAGCGCCGTCTTCAGTGGATCGAGCTGGTAATGAACCGGTGATGCCGGACAGGCAAGGTTATAGATCTCGTCAAAACGCGGCAGCTCCTCCGGGATCGGCAGGATGATGTCGTGTTCGATTGCACGAAAACGCGCGCTTTCAAAGGCATCACCGAGATTGGTGACTGAACCGGTAAAATAATTGTCCAGGCTGATGACTTCGTGACCCTGTTTCAGCAGCAGGTCGCACAAATGTGAGCCGAGAAACCCGGCTCCGCCCGTCACCAGAATGCTTCGCGCCGCACGCTTGCTGCCTGCGCGCAGATCGATGCCGTTTTCGGTTATCGACGCCATGTCCAGCCTCCACGATCAGGCATTTACAGGCCAATACACGCCTTTTTCGCCTCTGATTTCGTGGAT includes the following:
- a CDS encoding UDP-glucuronic acid decarboxylase family protein; this translates as MASITENGIDLRAGSKRAARSILVTGGAGFLGSHLCDLLLKQGHEVISLDNYFTGSVTNLGDAFESARFRAIEHDIILPIPEELPRFDEIYNLACPASPVHYQLDPLKTALTSAGGVWNVMARARRDNARIFHASTSEVYGDPTVHPQPESYHGNVNPIGPRACYDEGKRFAETILSDFTRSTGLPVRIARIFNTYGPRMHPEDGRVVSNFIVQALLGRDLTIYGSGRQTRSFCFMDDLIAGFDALMHAPGATAEPVNLGNPHEITVVELAEMVLDMVGGRSRILRLPLPVDDPQRRRPDISRAKNILGWKPRVPLEEGLAATIRYFDRRLAEEQTRPRKRVAAAVAPPFAAAI